Within the Novosphingobium pentaromativorans US6-1 genome, the region CCAGGCCTGCCAGAGAACGGCTTTCCATCGCGGCTGAGCCAGCAATGCAGGTAGCCCCCTCGAAGCAAGCAGAGGTATCGTTCCTCCTTCATGATGGAATGTGTGCAAAACGGCAGAGCGTTGCGGCAATTCGTGCCCGATGAGCGGCAGGACGTTTGTTCCCAGTAGGATAAGCCGTTCCGGCGCCACCAGGTTGACGTGATGGACAAGCACCTGGCCGAGCCCGCGCTCGTTCATCGCTGCCCAGTCGGGCGCCGGTGTCGCGCGGGGCAGGGCGCTTGCGAGGTAGATGTCCTCGCGGCGCGTGCCGAAGGCGGCCAGCATGGCATCGAGCAGTCTGCCTTGCGGTCCGCCGAGCAGCGCCTGGCTGTCGTCGGGTTCCGGCATGTCGACAACGACCATCAGTTTCGCGCCCGCCTGGCCCTGTGGCAGCATCCTGCCCTCGGTGGAGCCATCGTCGAGCAGCGGTTCGCTCAGCCACCACTGGCCGAAGGCGGCGAGGTCGCCGGGCAGCGCTGCAGGATCGAAGCGGCTGGGTGGCGGCGTTGCTTCAACCTGTTCGACCGGTGTGCGCCGGGGGCGCCGCGGTCCGGTGGAATCGGCGTCTTCGTCCTCGGGCGGGGTCAGCCACTGGCGCGGCTCGTCGAGGAAGGCATAGTCCACCCCCGCATCGCGCCACCAGTCCAGTGCGCCTGCGATATCGTCCAGAAATTGCGTATTCGTGGCTTGAACCATCGCCGGGGTCTTGACCTGTCGGCGACGAGCAATCAAGGCACAAGAGAAATTAATCGTACGACTAAGTTGATACCGGATAACAGGATCGGAGTTGGGGGCCCCCATGATTGAACGCGAAGAGATGCCATACGACGTCGTTGTTGTCGGCGGCGGTCCGGCCGGCCTGTCGACGGCGATCCGGCTCAAGCAGGTTGATCCCGAATTGCAGGTCTGCGTGCTGGAAAAAGGCTCCGAGATCGGCGCCCATATCCTGTCCGGCGCGACGATCGACCCCAAGGCGCTCGACGAGCTGCTTCCGGGGTGGGCCGACGACGGCTGTCCGCTGGCCGAAACACCGGTGACCGACAACCTGCACTGGCACCTGACGAAGAAGGGCAAGGTCTCGATGCCCGAGATCGTGATGCCGCCCTTCATGTCGAACGAAGGCAACTTCACGGGCTCGCTCGGCAACTTGTGCCGCTGGCTTGCCGAAAAGGCCGAGGAACTCGAAGTCGAGATCTTCCCCGGCTTCCCGGCTGCCGAGATCCTCTATGACGACAACGGCGCGGTGATCGGCGTCCAGACCGGCGACATGGGCGTTGACCGCGAGGGCAATCCCAAGGGCGACTTCCAGCCGGGCATGAACCTGCTCGGCAAGTACACCGTCTTCTGCGAAGGCGCGCGCGGCCACCTGACCAAGCGTCTCAAGGCCAAGTTCGACCTCGAGGCGAACTGCGAGCCGCAGATCTATGGTCTTGGCATCAAGGAGCTCTGGGACATCGATCCCGACAAACATGCGCCGGGCCGGGTCATCCACACCCAGGGCTGGCCGCTCAGCGAGAGCGATTCCTGGGGCGGCGGCTTCCTGTACCACCAGGCCAACAACCAGGTCTCGCTCGGCTTCGTGACTGCGCTCGACTACAAGAATCCCTACGTCTACCCCTTCGAGGAATTCCAGCGCTGGAAGCAGCACCCGGAAATCCGCAAGATCCTCGAGGGCGGTAAGCGCGTGGCCTATGGCGCGCGCGCAATCAACGAGGGTGGCTGGCAGTCGGTGCCGCAGCTTGCCTTCCCGGGCGGCGTTCTGGCCGGTTGCTCGGCAGGGTTCGTCAACGTGCCGCGCATCAAGGGCACGCACACCGCGATGAAGTCGGGCATGCTCGCCGCCGAGGCGATTGCCGCCGCGATCAAGGCGGGCCGTGAGCAGGACTCGCTCATGGAATACGACAGTGCCGTTCGCGAAAGCTGGATCGCCAAGGAGCTCAAGCTCGTGCAGAACGCCGAGCCGCTGGTCGCCAAGTGGGGCGGCGAGCTGGGCACGATCCTTGCCGGCGCGGACATGTGGCTGCGCACCCTGTTCGGCTTCGGTCTTGCCAAGCCGATGAAGCACCATACCGATGCCTCGACGCTGCAGCGGGCCGATCTGTACAAGCCGATCGAATATCCCAAGCCCGACGGCGTCATCAGCTTCGACCGCCTGACCAGTGTCGCCTACTCGTTCACCAACCACGAGGAAGAGCAGCCCTGTCACCTGCGGCTCAAGGATCCGACGGTACCCACCGCGATCAACCTGCCGGTCTATGCCGGGCCGGAAGCGCGCTACTGCCCGGCAGGCGTCTATGAGTTCGTCGACCCGGATGGTGCGGGGCCGCGTCTGCAGATCAACGCGCAGAACTGCGTCCATTGCAAGACCTGCGACATCAAGGACCCGACCCAGAACATCGAATGGGTCACGCCCGAAGGCGGCGGCGGTCCGAACTACCCGAACATGTGATTTTCGGATCATGGCGAAATGACTGTGAAGCGTCGGGGGTTGCTCCGGCGCTTCACTCGTTTCAGGGAGGGCGCGATGACTCTTTCCGAAACCGCTTATGCGAAGATCAATCTCGCCCTGCACGTGCGCAGGCGACGCGAGGACGGCTATCACGAGCTGGAGACGCTGTTCGCCTTCGTCGATGATGGCGACCGGCTGACAGCTTCCGTCGCGGACCGCGATCACCTGACGACGCACGGTGAATTCGCCGGGAAGATCGACGACCCCTTCGACAACATCGTCGCCAGGGCGCTCACCGCCCTGCCGCACGGCAAGGGCTGGGCGGTCGACCTCGACAAGCGACTGCCGGTCGCGGCGGGGCTGGGCGGCGGTTCGGCCGACGCGGGCGCGGTATTCCGCATGGTCGAGCGCGGGCATGGCCTGCCCGATGACTGGCACGCGAAGGCGGCGAAGCTGGGGGCAGACGTGCCGGCCTGCGTCCTCTCGCGCCCGTGCATCGGCACCGGGACAGGCACCGACCTTGAGGAAGTGGCCGAGAACGACCTTGCCGGATGCCCGGTCCTGCTTGTCAATCCGCGCGTGCCGGTGCCGACCGGGCCGGTGTTCAAGGCGTGGGACGGCGAGGATCGCGGGGCAATGCCGACAGGATCGCTGCGCGAGATCGCGCTAGCCGGGCGCAACGACCTGGAGGTCCCGGCCATCTCCATCTGCCCGCAGGTGGCCGATGTGCTTGCGGCCCTCGGGCGCACCGATCCGTTTCTCGCCCGCATGTCGGGCTCGGGCGCTACCTGTTTCGCCCTTTACGAAAGCCGCGAGGCCATGCTGGCCGCCGCCGAGGCGATTGCGCGCGACCATCCCGAATACTGGCAGATGACCGGAGCCCTGCGTTGATTCACGAAGCCTATCGCATCGTCGGAACCCCGCGTTTCGGCGGCATCCTCGTCGTTGCCGATCATGCCTCGAACCGCGTTCCGGACGACATCGCGCTCGGCATCGATGCCGCGCTGATGGACGAACACATCGCCATCGACACCGGCGTGGCCGGAATCGCGGAGAAGATGGCGCGCAATACCGGCACGGCGGCCTTCCTCGGCAATGTCAGCCGCCTCGTATGCGATACCAACCGCGACGAGACCGACCCGGCCGCGATCCCCGAAAGGAGCGACGGCCGCGTCATTCCCGGCAATCTCGACATCGACCGCGAAGCGCGTCTGGCGCGTTTCCATCGCCCGTTCCACGAAGCGCTGGGAGAGATCCTGCACGGCACGCCGCAGGCGCTCACTCTGATCCTGCACAGCTTCACCCCGGCGCTGGAAACCCGGCCCGACGAGGAGCGCCCCTGGCACTGCGGCCTGCTTTACGATGAAGACGACCGCGGCGCGCGCCTTGCCGAGCCCTTGCTCGACGCCGATGGCCTGATCGTCGGGGACCAGCTTCCCTATTCGGGCAAGATCTACAATTCGACGATCTGCCGCCACGTCGAAGGCGAGGGACGGCCTTACCTGTACCTTGAAGTGCGGCAGGACCTGATCGCCGACGATGCCGGACAGGAGGAATGGGCCGAGCGCCTGACGCGCATCTGCAATGAAGTGGCGATCGGCCTGGAGTAGCGCTCAAATTGTCGCGTCGGTTGCGACAGGTCGGGACCGAGAGTAGCCTGCAAGGGGCAAGGCCCTCCGTCTGCGCTATTCCGCATCGCCGCCGAAGGCGATCTCGTTCAATTGCTCGCGCGTCTGTTCATACATCATGTCGATGTCGACCCGCTCGCCTTCCTCGACGCGCTGCGAGATCATCGTCACCGGGAAGCACAGGATGCTCGTGCCCGGCCAGTTGAGCGCGGGCTGGCGGCCGTACTCGTCGTCCACCGTCACCCAGTCCAGCATCAGGTCCTGTGCCAGGGCATCGCCCATGGCGATCCCCAGCGACTGCAGCTTCCAGGTGTCTTCTGGGCCGACCCATCCTTGCGCGAGGTTGGCGCGGATCACGGCCAGCTTGCCCTCGATCGTGTCGTAGGCTTCGTCGGGGTTGTTGGCGAAGTGACCCTTGATCCATCCCCTGGCCAGATCGAGCCACTCTTGCTCCTCGGGTGCGAGGGTAAGGGGTTCAGGCATGTCCATGGCACCATGATAGCAGCAAGGCGCCCGGCGGCCAAAACCGGCTTGTGAATAGCCTGTGTGCAATCGTCGCAAGTGCCGCTTGCGCAAGAAAAGGTGCGGCGCAGGCGCCCTTCATGGTATTTTTTCGCTTCGGATGAGGCCCCATATGCCGTAGGGGGCGCACCAAGCACTTGTGCGCCTGTGGGGCGCTGTTTTCGACCGGAGTTTCGCTGATGCCTGCCTATCGTTCCCGCACTTCCACCCACGGCCGCAACATGGCTGGTGCCCGTGGCCTGTGGCGCGCGACCGGCATGAAGGACGGCGATTTCGGCAAGCCGATCATCGCCGTGGTCAATTCCTTCACCCAGTTCGTGCCCGGTCACGTCCATCTCAAGGACCTTGGCCAGCTTGTCGCCGGTGAGATCGAGGCCGCGGGCGGCGTCGCCAAGGAATTCAACACCATCGCGGTCGACGACGGCATCGCCATGGGCCACGACGGCATGCTCTACTCGCTGCCCAGCCGCGACCTGATCGCCGACAGTGTCGAGTACATGGCCAATGCCCACTGCGCCGATGCGCTGGTGTGCATCTCCAACTGCGACAAGATCACCCCGGGCATGCTCATGGCCGCGCTGCGCCTGAACATTCCGGCGGTCTTCGTTTCGGGCGGGCCGATGGAAGCGGGCAAGGTCGTGCTCAAGGGCAAGGAACACGCGCTCGACCTCGTCGATGCCATGGTTGCCGCTGCGGACGAGAGCTACACCGACGAGGAAGTCACCGCGATCGAGCGCTCGGCCTGTCCGACCTGCGGTTCGTGCTCGGGCATGTTCACCGCCAATTCGATGAACTGCCTCACAGAAGCGCTGGGCCTTTCGCTGCCGGGTAACGGTTCGGTGCTGGCCACCCATGCCGACCGCGAGAAGCTGTTCCGTGAAGCAGGCCGCCTCGTCGTCGACCTGTGCCACCGCTACTACGAGCAGGAGGACGAGAACGTCCTTCCGCGCAAGATCGCCAGCTTCGGTGCTTTCGAGAACGCGATGAGCCTCGACATCGCCATGGGCGGTTCGACCAACACCGTGCTGCACCTGCTTGCGGCCGCATACGAAGCAGGCGTGGACTTCACCATGACCGACATCGACCGCCTTTCGCGCAAGGTGCCGTGCCTGTCCAAGGTCGCGCCGGCAAAGTCCGACGTCCACATGGAAGACGTTCACCGCGCCGGCGGCATCATGGCGATTCTCGGTGAGCTGGACCGTGCCGGCCTGATCCATCGCGATTTGCCCACCGTTCACAGCCGCACTCTGGGCGATGCGCTGGAGCGCTGGGACATCGTGCGCACCAAGGACGCCTCGGTGCAGGAATTCTTCAAGGCTGCTCCGGGCGGTGTGCCCACGCAAACCGCGTTCAGCCAATCGCGCCGCTGGAAGGAACTGGATATCGACCGTGAAGGCGGCGTGATCCGTTCGAAGGAACATGCCTTCAGCCAGGACGGCGGCCTCGCTGTCCTGTCGGGCAATGTCGCGCTCGACGGCTGCATCGTGAAGACGGCGGGCGTTGATGACAGCATTCTCAAGTTCACCGGCCCGGCGCGGGTCTATGAAAGCCAGGATGCGGCTGTTGCCGGTATTCTCGGCGGCGAAGTCGTTGCCGGTGACGTCGTAGTCATCCGCTACGAAGGGCCGCGCGGCGGACCGGGCATGCAGGAAATGCTCTATCCGACCAGCTACCTCAAGTCGAAGGGCCTCGGCGCGGCCTGCGCGCTGATCACGGACGGGCGCTTCTCGGGCGGCACTTCGGGGCTGTCCATCGGCCACGTTTCGCCCGAGGCGGCCGAAGGCGGTGCGATCGGTCTGGTCGAGAACGGCGACGTGATAGAGATCGACATCCCCGGCCGCTCCATTTCGCTGAAGATTTCGGACGAGGAACTGGCTGCGCGTCGAGCCAGGATGGAAGCGCGCGGGGCCGATGCCTGGGCGCCGGTCCATCCGCGCAAGCGCAAGGTCTCGGTTGCGCTGCAGGCCTATGCGGCGATGACCACCAGTGCCGCACGCGGCGCGGTGCGCGACGTAAGCCAGCTCAAGCGGAACTGAGCCGCATGGCGCGCGGCGCGGCGGTTGTCGGACTTTCGCGCGGCGTGCTCGCGCTGCTGCCGCTGATCGCACTGGTCGCATGCTCGAGCGGGAAGCCGCAGGCGCCGGCGACGGCCGAAGGGGCCGACCACATCGCCTGCGCCGTGGGCGGCGCGCAAAAGCTGACCGAGGCCTGCGCCGTCGAGCGCGGCGAGGTCGACGGCAAGCTGATGCTGGTCGTTCATCATCCCGATGGCGCCTTTCGCCGCTTTGAAGTGCTGACCGACGGGCGCGGCATAGCCGTGGCCGATGGCGCGGACGAGGCGGTGACTGCGCTCAGGGACGGCTCGCTCGACGTGAGCGTGGGAACGGATCGTTATGTCTTCCCCGCGAAAGTGCGGCCCAGGCCCGATGCCACCGGAGAAACTGATGTCCAGCGAACAGACGCCCAGCGATCGGACGCGAATTGACCAGATCCTGACTGTCGCGCAGATGCGCGATGCCGAGCAGGCCCTGATCGACGCCGGGACATCGGTCGACGAACTGATGCAGGTGGCCGGTCGAGGAGCCGCGGATTGGGTCTGGCGGCTGGCTGGACATCACAAGGTCACGGTCCTTTGCGGCCCGGGCAACAACGGCGGCGACGGCTATGTGATCGCCGAGGCAATCCGCGAGCGCGGGGGGCATGCCGTGGTCATCGCTGCGACCGAGCCAAAGACCGACGCGGCCCGCAATGCGCGGGCGCTC harbors:
- a CDS encoding electron transfer flavoprotein-ubiquinone oxidoreductase, whose amino-acid sequence is MIEREEMPYDVVVVGGGPAGLSTAIRLKQVDPELQVCVLEKGSEIGAHILSGATIDPKALDELLPGWADDGCPLAETPVTDNLHWHLTKKGKVSMPEIVMPPFMSNEGNFTGSLGNLCRWLAEKAEELEVEIFPGFPAAEILYDDNGAVIGVQTGDMGVDREGNPKGDFQPGMNLLGKYTVFCEGARGHLTKRLKAKFDLEANCEPQIYGLGIKELWDIDPDKHAPGRVIHTQGWPLSESDSWGGGFLYHQANNQVSLGFVTALDYKNPYVYPFEEFQRWKQHPEIRKILEGGKRVAYGARAINEGGWQSVPQLAFPGGVLAGCSAGFVNVPRIKGTHTAMKSGMLAAEAIAAAIKAGREQDSLMEYDSAVRESWIAKELKLVQNAEPLVAKWGGELGTILAGADMWLRTLFGFGLAKPMKHHTDASTLQRADLYKPIEYPKPDGVISFDRLTSVAYSFTNHEEEQPCHLRLKDPTVPTAINLPVYAGPEARYCPAGVYEFVDPDGAGPRLQINAQNCVHCKTCDIKDPTQNIEWVTPEGGGGPNYPNM
- a CDS encoding 4-(cytidine 5'-diphospho)-2-C-methyl-D-erythritol kinase, with product MTLSETAYAKINLALHVRRRREDGYHELETLFAFVDDGDRLTASVADRDHLTTHGEFAGKIDDPFDNIVARALTALPHGKGWAVDLDKRLPVAAGLGGGSADAGAVFRMVERGHGLPDDWHAKAAKLGADVPACVLSRPCIGTGTGTDLEEVAENDLAGCPVLLVNPRVPVPTGPVFKAWDGEDRGAMPTGSLREIALAGRNDLEVPAISICPQVADVLAALGRTDPFLARMSGSGATCFALYESREAMLAAAEAIARDHPEYWQMTGALR
- a CDS encoding N-formylglutamate amidohydrolase yields the protein MIHEAYRIVGTPRFGGILVVADHASNRVPDDIALGIDAALMDEHIAIDTGVAGIAEKMARNTGTAAFLGNVSRLVCDTNRDETDPAAIPERSDGRVIPGNLDIDREARLARFHRPFHEALGEILHGTPQALTLILHSFTPALETRPDEERPWHCGLLYDEDDRGARLAEPLLDADGLIVGDQLPYSGKIYNSTICRHVEGEGRPYLYLEVRQDLIADDAGQEEWAERLTRICNEVAIGLE
- a CDS encoding DUF3806 domain-containing protein, which produces MPEPLTLAPEEQEWLDLARGWIKGHFANNPDEAYDTIEGKLAVIRANLAQGWVGPEDTWKLQSLGIAMGDALAQDLMLDWVTVDDEYGRQPALNWPGTSILCFPVTMISQRVEEGERVDIDMMYEQTREQLNEIAFGGDAE
- the ilvD gene encoding dihydroxy-acid dehydratase, which codes for MPAYRSRTSTHGRNMAGARGLWRATGMKDGDFGKPIIAVVNSFTQFVPGHVHLKDLGQLVAGEIEAAGGVAKEFNTIAVDDGIAMGHDGMLYSLPSRDLIADSVEYMANAHCADALVCISNCDKITPGMLMAALRLNIPAVFVSGGPMEAGKVVLKGKEHALDLVDAMVAAADESYTDEEVTAIERSACPTCGSCSGMFTANSMNCLTEALGLSLPGNGSVLATHADREKLFREAGRLVVDLCHRYYEQEDENVLPRKIASFGAFENAMSLDIAMGGSTNTVLHLLAAAYEAGVDFTMTDIDRLSRKVPCLSKVAPAKSDVHMEDVHRAGGIMAILGELDRAGLIHRDLPTVHSRTLGDALERWDIVRTKDASVQEFFKAAPGGVPTQTAFSQSRRWKELDIDREGGVIRSKEHAFSQDGGLAVLSGNVALDGCIVKTAGVDDSILKFTGPARVYESQDAAVAGILGGEVVAGDVVVIRYEGPRGGPGMQEMLYPTSYLKSKGLGAACALITDGRFSGGTSGLSIGHVSPEAAEGGAIGLVENGDVIEIDIPGRSISLKISDEELAARRARMEARGADAWAPVHPRKRKVSVALQAYAAMTTSAARGAVRDVSQLKRN